The following coding sequences lie in one Enterococcus sp. 9E7_DIV0242 genomic window:
- a CDS encoding NAD(P)-dependent oxidoreductase: MKIAVVAANGKAGKQIVEEAVARGHEVTAVVRGENKTKAQYQLIKDLYDLTTEDLNDFDVVVDAFGIFDPEKMEEHQTSLKHLADILSNTATRLLVVGGAGSLYVDPEHTVELMNTPDFPEAFKPLASNMGKALAALKNRNDVNWTYISPAADFQADGEKTGKYSVAGEELTLNSNGESVISYADYAVAMVDEIENGKHIKERISVVKA; this comes from the coding sequence ATGAAAATTGCCGTAGTAGCAGCAAATGGTAAAGCAGGAAAACAGATTGTTGAGGAAGCTGTCGCACGTGGACATGAGGTGACTGCTGTTGTCCGTGGAGAAAACAAAACCAAGGCACAGTATCAGTTGATCAAAGATTTGTATGATTTGACTACAGAAGATTTGAACGATTTTGATGTAGTTGTTGATGCGTTTGGCATATTTGATCCGGAGAAAATGGAAGAGCATCAAACATCATTGAAGCATCTTGCTGATATTCTTAGCAATACCGCCACACGCTTATTGGTAGTCGGCGGAGCAGGCAGCTTGTATGTTGATCCTGAGCATACAGTTGAATTGATGAATACGCCTGATTTTCCAGAAGCATTCAAACCATTGGCTTCAAACATGGGTAAAGCGTTAGCAGCATTGAAAAACCGTAATGATGTGAACTGGACATATATCAGCCCAGCGGCAGATTTTCAAGCGGATGGAGAAAAGACAGGGAAGTATTCAGTAGCAGGAGAAGAGCTGACTTTGAATAGTAATGGTGAAAGTGTCATCAGCTACGCAGATTATGCAGTAGCGATGGTTGATGAGATTGAAAATGGAAAGCATATCAAGGAACGGATTTCAGTTGTGAAGGCTTAA
- a CDS encoding MerR family transcriptional regulator: MADTIGVFSKKVSLSIDTLRYYEKEGLIIPKRNAINRRVYDENDVAWIEFIKRLKQIGMPIKKIQEYAALRYQGDKTVADRLELLNDQYELLMRRREELDQNMDFLMGKMTIYKKMLEPENKR, encoded by the coding sequence ATGGCAGATACGATCGGTGTATTTTCTAAAAAAGTAAGTCTATCAATCGACACCTTACGTTATTACGAGAAAGAAGGCTTGATTATTCCAAAACGTAATGCTATCAATCGTAGAGTGTATGATGAAAACGATGTGGCTTGGATAGAATTTATTAAACGCTTAAAACAGATTGGGATGCCAATCAAAAAGATTCAGGAGTACGCTGCATTACGGTATCAAGGAGATAAAACAGTCGCGGATAGACTTGAGTTGCTCAACGATCAGTATGAGCTTCTTATGCGCCGAAGAGAAGAGCTTGATCAGAATATGGATTTTTTGATGGGGAAGATGACAATTTATAAAAAGATGCTTGAACCAGAAAATAAACGCTGA
- a CDS encoding TetR/AcrR family transcriptional regulator, which yields MTKNKKELASIKTTQNLIATARKHFASYGYAKTSLEAIVEDIDITRGALYHHFKGKKALFLAVLKQVQTEVGANVEKEAMTSDDNWEQLVLGCVGFVASATLETNRRILLIDAPNVIDWTEWRKIDNENSVALLEEQLLVLQENDELINLDVRMIAHMISGALNDLSLYQAETDMLDKDKCHVAITHLLKGFRKNGHKG from the coding sequence ATGACTAAAAACAAAAAAGAACTAGCTTCTATCAAAACCACACAGAACCTGATAGCAACCGCTAGAAAACACTTCGCTTCCTATGGCTATGCAAAAACTTCTCTTGAAGCAATTGTAGAGGATATAGATATCACACGTGGTGCGCTCTACCACCATTTCAAAGGAAAAAAGGCGCTATTTCTCGCTGTATTGAAACAGGTACAAACGGAGGTGGGAGCAAATGTGGAGAAAGAAGCTATGACTTCTGATGATAACTGGGAACAGCTGGTTCTAGGCTGTGTCGGTTTTGTCGCCTCTGCTACTTTGGAGACAAATCGAAGAATCTTGCTGATCGATGCACCTAACGTGATCGATTGGACCGAGTGGCGCAAAATCGATAATGAAAATTCAGTTGCTCTGCTTGAAGAACAGCTTTTGGTCCTTCAAGAGAACGACGAGCTGATCAACTTAGACGTTCGCATGATCGCACATATGATTTCCGGCGCACTAAATGATCTTTCTTTGTATCAAGCTGAGACAGACATGCTGGATAAAGACAAATGCCATGTTGCAATCACTCACTTATTGAAAGGTTTTAGAAAAAATGGGCATAAAGGTTAA
- a CDS encoding helix-turn-helix domain-containing protein — MKEKTGVRFKYYREKKGMTIKETATGIVSPQFLRKFEKGDSDISFTNLLLLLERIQVTMKEFIHEEERFVLENYIKDFEREVDAALRKSDSIQLKKIITKTTDLYRETGNQHYHLLSIAAECYYKLIFQPYSVDHFDLTPVTAYLSRVEEWGYFELFLISYTACRSLTIDELYYRCKRFLDAGYEESVNYHSICDFIIHAAYELCRKGALESGEKIIERYLSDIDANRDTHFIHYDLFAKYVKGIILIKKGDATGIKQCQTIIDIFANVLGYENYANRLHISLEMIKDNEIMKEDHKPHELKT, encoded by the coding sequence ATGAAAGAGAAAACGGGGGTCCGATTTAAGTATTATCGCGAAAAAAAAGGAATGACCATTAAAGAAACAGCAACTGGCATAGTATCACCGCAATTTTTGAGAAAATTTGAAAAAGGGGATAGTGATATCAGCTTTACGAATCTATTGCTTCTTTTGGAAAGAATACAGGTAACAATGAAAGAATTTATCCACGAAGAAGAACGGTTCGTTTTAGAAAATTACATAAAGGATTTTGAACGAGAAGTAGATGCTGCTTTGAGAAAAAGTGATTCTATCCAACTCAAAAAGATAATCACCAAAACAACTGATTTATATCGTGAAACTGGAAACCAACACTACCATTTATTAAGTATCGCTGCAGAGTGCTATTATAAATTGATATTTCAACCATATTCGGTAGATCATTTTGATTTGACACCGGTTACTGCTTATTTAAGTCGAGTGGAGGAGTGGGGGTATTTTGAACTTTTTCTTATTTCCTATACAGCTTGTCGCTCCTTGACCATAGATGAGCTTTACTATAGGTGTAAAAGGTTTTTAGATGCAGGCTATGAAGAGAGTGTGAATTACCACTCGATTTGCGATTTTATTATTCATGCGGCTTACGAGCTATGCCGGAAAGGTGCGCTTGAATCAGGTGAAAAAATCATTGAACGTTATTTAAGTGATATTGATGCAAACAGAGATACTCATTTCATCCACTATGATTTATTTGCAAAATATGTAAAAGGAATCATTTTAATAAAAAAAGGTGATGCGACCGGTATCAAGCAATGTCAGACAATCATTGATATTTTTGCCAATGTATTAGGCTATGAAAATTATGCAAACCGACTGCACATTAGCTTAGAAATGATCAAGGATAATGAAATCATGAAAGAGGATCATAAACCACATGAACTGAAAACATAA
- a CDS encoding MBL fold metallo-hydrolase — protein sequence MKLTVLVDNNVYIDHYYYGEPALSLFIEDEEESILFDTGYSHVFFENAKKLGVDLTRSQKLVLSHGHNDHTGGLVHIDSLFTKQKPEIIAHPLTFFPKRAEEGAIGSPESAEKLRENYLLTLSKTPISVSTNITFLGEIPQLVNFEPRQQVGETKLEDAYVADYVLDDSALVFKGKEGIYIITGCSHSGICNICEYAKEVTGVDKISGVIGGFHLFEEDEQLAETIRYFKENNIPELLPCHCVSFAAKSAIHQEIPIGEVGVGMSIEWD from the coding sequence TGTCTATATCGATCATTATTATTATGGTGAGCCTGCGTTATCTCTTTTTATTGAAGATGAAGAAGAATCGATTCTTTTTGACACCGGATACAGCCATGTCTTTTTTGAAAATGCAAAAAAACTGGGGGTTGATTTGACGCGTAGTCAAAAACTAGTTCTTTCACATGGGCATAACGATCACACGGGCGGATTGGTTCATATTGATTCTCTTTTTACAAAGCAAAAACCGGAAATTATCGCACATCCTTTAACCTTTTTTCCAAAAAGAGCAGAGGAAGGCGCGATCGGTTCTCCTGAAAGTGCAGAAAAACTGCGGGAAAATTATCTATTGACTCTATCTAAAACGCCGATCTCGGTTTCAACGAACATTACTTTCTTGGGAGAAATTCCTCAACTAGTCAATTTTGAACCTCGTCAGCAGGTCGGCGAAACGAAGCTTGAAGATGCCTATGTTGCTGATTATGTATTAGATGATTCCGCGTTGGTTTTCAAAGGAAAAGAGGGTATCTATATTATCACTGGGTGTTCTCATAGTGGTATCTGTAATATCTGTGAATACGCCAAAGAAGTGACTGGTGTTGATAAAATCAGCGGTGTGATCGGTGGCTTTCACTTGTTTGAGGAAGATGAACAGTTAGCCGAAACCATTCGCTATTTTAAAGAAAACAACATACCTGAGCTTTTGCCTTGTCACTGTGTTTCTTTTGCAGCGAAATCAGCGATCCATCAGGAAATACCAATTGGTGAGGTGGGCGTTGGGATGAGTATTGAGTGGGACTAA
- a CDS encoding winged helix-turn-helix transcriptional regulator, producing MNKPLPKCPVETTLMLISDRWKVLILRDLMDGTMRFGELHRSIGAISKKVLTSNLRTMEADGLLVREVFAEVPPRVEYTLTEVGYSLKPILDVMLDWGTSYQELVKNKEVS from the coding sequence ATGAATAAACCCTTACCAAAATGTCCGGTCGAAACAACCTTGATGTTGATTAGTGACCGTTGGAAAGTCTTGATTCTTCGTGACTTGATGGATGGGACTATGCGATTTGGCGAGCTTCATCGTTCCATTGGCGCGATTTCAAAAAAAGTTCTGACTAGTAATCTACGTACAATGGAAGCGGATGGTTTGTTGGTGCGAGAAGTTTTCGCTGAGGTACCACCACGAGTAGAATATACCCTGACGGAAGTTGGCTATAGCCTTAAGCCAATTCTGGATGTCATGTTAGACTGGGGCACCTCTTATCAAGAACTGGTTAAAAATAAAGAAGTCAGCTAG
- a CDS encoding DNA alkylation repair protein yields MGIKVKDYYTCEYANDLAQKIAQVYPAFDSELFLSLLSPTLEQLEFNDRQVLLAQALKESIPLDYQATIQIFQQILGPELEGSLGMFTEGYWLWPLGKYVELYGETDFETSTSFSKELTKRFTGEFCMRPIIAAFPEKSMALLLEWSVDENKRVRRLASECLRIRLPWAKKMFVALEHFDAYSELLTNLKDDPDKTIQKSVANNLNDLYKEDTEKFDLILSSWKTPEMTKECAWVINHASRTKRKQEMVQD; encoded by the coding sequence ATGGGCATAAAGGTTAAGGATTATTATACATGCGAATACGCCAATGATTTAGCACAAAAAATAGCACAGGTCTATCCTGCATTTGATTCAGAATTGTTTCTCTCGTTGCTTTCACCCACTCTTGAACAGCTTGAATTTAATGATCGGCAAGTATTACTCGCACAGGCGCTAAAGGAAAGCATCCCACTTGATTATCAAGCAACGATCCAGATTTTCCAGCAGATTCTTGGCCCTGAATTAGAAGGCAGTCTGGGGATGTTTACCGAAGGGTATTGGTTATGGCCGCTTGGAAAATATGTAGAATTGTATGGAGAGACAGATTTCGAGACCAGTACCTCCTTTAGCAAAGAGCTAACCAAACGTTTTACCGGAGAATTCTGTATGCGCCCCATCATTGCCGCTTTTCCCGAAAAATCGATGGCTTTGCTTTTGGAATGGAGTGTTGATGAGAACAAACGTGTTCGGCGCCTTGCTAGCGAATGTCTGCGTATCCGTCTACCTTGGGCTAAAAAAATGTTTGTTGCTCTTGAGCATTTTGATGCCTACTCTGAACTACTGACAAATCTAAAGGATGATCCAGATAAGACCATTCAAAAGAGTGTCGCCAATAATCTGAATGATCTCTATAAGGAAGATACAGAAAAATTCGACTTGATTCTCTCCTCTTGGAAGACGCCGGAGATGACCAAGGAATGTGCCTGGGTCATCAATCACGCTTCAAGAACCAAACGGAAACAGGAAATGGTGCAAGATTAA
- a CDS encoding ISL3 family transposase, producing the protein MDKNTRLLLGLTDKHLSFGEDWLEYSHSKGVKAQVIKATLTYIPTHCRNCGIKNQGQIIKNGYHRTYTQLPVFNGRLTLLELKRSRFRCHECHATFHAQTELVEEHHHLSKQLCLQIMLDLKKNVSRKEIAQKHFVSDVTVLRLMEELATSYSPNWRFLPKILCIDEFKSMKSCEGAMSFICVNGETNKILEVLEDRRLTHLTRHFMRYTKEARENVKYLVMDMNASYDQLLKSVFPNAQLVTDRFHIVQQMNRALNQLRIKTMNAFRHSSPLEQKQYRRLKRYWKLLLKDSSELDSQHRPYHSLFKRPLTQTDIVDELLSYDSTLRIAYDTVQFLKYAFTHRDAKRFFEELDTLDPRLPFWFKKKLRFFKKHRQGITNAFSFSFSNGITEGLNNKIKVIKRVAYGYRNFYHFRSRIYIVQGLVFSQD; encoded by the coding sequence ATGGATAAGAATACCAGATTATTGCTTGGACTAACAGATAAACATCTCTCCTTTGGAGAGGATTGGCTTGAATACAGTCATTCAAAAGGTGTTAAGGCTCAGGTCATCAAAGCAACACTTACGTATATACCTACACATTGTAGAAACTGTGGCATTAAAAATCAAGGACAGATCATCAAAAACGGTTACCATCGGACATATACTCAATTACCTGTTTTTAATGGTCGCTTGACATTATTGGAGCTGAAACGTTCACGCTTTCGTTGTCATGAGTGTCACGCTACTTTTCACGCTCAAACAGAGTTAGTTGAAGAGCATCATCATTTATCGAAGCAGCTCTGTCTCCAAATCATGCTTGATTTAAAGAAAAATGTTTCTAGGAAAGAGATTGCCCAAAAACATTTCGTTTCAGACGTGACGGTTCTTCGCTTAATGGAAGAGCTAGCTACTTCTTATTCTCCAAACTGGCGATTTCTTCCAAAAATTTTATGTATTGATGAATTCAAATCAATGAAATCTTGTGAAGGAGCCATGAGTTTTATTTGTGTTAATGGAGAAACCAACAAGATTCTTGAAGTCCTTGAAGACCGACGGTTAACACACTTAACCCGACACTTTATGCGTTACACAAAAGAAGCTCGAGAAAACGTAAAGTACCTGGTCATGGACATGAATGCGAGCTATGATCAATTACTCAAGTCTGTGTTTCCAAATGCCCAACTCGTCACTGACCGATTCCACATTGTCCAACAGATGAATCGAGCGTTAAATCAACTGCGGATAAAGACAATGAATGCCTTTCGGCATTCCTCACCGCTAGAACAGAAGCAATATCGTCGACTCAAACGGTATTGGAAGTTACTCTTAAAAGATTCCTCTGAACTTGATAGTCAACATCGTCCCTATCATTCACTGTTCAAACGTCCATTAACTCAAACAGATATTGTCGATGAATTACTCAGCTATGATTCAACCTTGCGCATTGCTTACGATACTGTTCAATTTCTCAAATATGCCTTTACTCATCGAGACGCCAAGCGTTTCTTTGAAGAACTTGATACACTAGATCCCCGACTGCCTTTCTGGTTCAAAAAGAAATTGAGATTCTTCAAGAAGCACAGACAAGGAATTACCAATGCTTTCAGTTTTTCTTTTTCTAATGGCATTACAGAAGGGTTGAACAACAAGATTAAGGTAATCAAACGAGTGGCTTATGGCTACCGCAATTTCTATCATTTTCGTTCACGTATTTACATTGTTCAAGGTCTTGTTTTTTCTCAAGATTAA
- a CDS encoding VOC family protein codes for MTSFYPVLMSQTIEESTRFFIELFHFEVTFTSEWYVSLKNEQNFELALIDSSHETIPDKYKANCKGVILNFEVEDVDKVYAEITNRKDVSIIMEIKNEAFGQRHFMIESPDELLIDVIQNIPPSEEYLESYTTLENEHD; via the coding sequence ATGACTAGTTTCTATCCTGTACTTATGAGCCAAACTATCGAAGAATCAACACGCTTCTTTATCGAGCTTTTTCATTTTGAAGTAACCTTTACAAGCGAGTGGTATGTGAGTTTAAAGAATGAACAAAACTTTGAATTAGCTTTAATCGACAGCAGTCATGAGACGATTCCTGATAAATATAAAGCCAATTGCAAAGGAGTCATCCTGAACTTTGAGGTCGAGGATGTCGACAAGGTTTATGCTGAGATTACCAATAGAAAAGATGTTTCTATAATAATGGAGATAAAGAATGAAGCATTTGGACAGAGGCATTTTATGATCGAAAGTCCTGACGAATTACTTATTGATGTCATTCAAAATATCCCTCCTAGCGAAGAATATCTGGAAAGCTATACGACTTTGGAGAATGAACATGACTAA
- a CDS encoding SDR family NAD(P)-dependent oxidoreductase — translation MKKYVAITGASSGIGWAAAEKFAEQGKHLIVIARREERLHRLKTKLLEKYPKLEVIIKVADLTDSEKVEKLFEELDSYFIEVWVNNAGFGHYGAVQEQEVAKTKQLLSLNVEALTLFSILYVKKYQQKEGTQLINVSSAGGYTMVPTAVTYCASKFYVSAFTEALALELQAAHSPLQAKVFAPAATKTAFGRTANDRETYDYDEAFGTYHSSEEAAEFLLALYHSDQTVGIVDRESFSFKLMNHRFAYAGASSTNQALD, via the coding sequence ATGAAAAAATATGTAGCGATTACTGGCGCCAGCTCAGGGATTGGCTGGGCAGCTGCTGAAAAATTTGCAGAGCAAGGAAAACATTTGATTGTGATTGCGCGAAGGGAAGAAAGGTTACACCGTTTGAAGACAAAGCTTCTTGAAAAATATCCAAAGCTTGAGGTTATTATAAAAGTTGCAGATTTGACAGATAGTGAAAAAGTAGAAAAGTTGTTTGAGGAATTGGATAGCTACTTTATTGAAGTGTGGGTAAACAATGCCGGGTTTGGTCATTATGGTGCTGTTCAGGAGCAAGAAGTAGCAAAAACAAAACAGCTGTTGTCACTAAATGTTGAAGCATTAACGCTTTTCTCCATCTTATATGTAAAAAAATATCAGCAGAAGGAAGGAACCCAACTGATTAATGTTTCGTCAGCTGGCGGTTATACGATGGTTCCAACAGCAGTGACTTACTGTGCCAGCAAATTCTACGTCAGTGCATTTACAGAAGCTTTAGCGTTGGAACTGCAAGCTGCTCATTCGCCTCTACAAGCAAAAGTATTCGCTCCGGCAGCAACAAAAACTGCCTTTGGGCGAACGGCAAACGACCGAGAGACATATGATTATGATGAAGCATTCGGAACGTATCATTCCAGTGAAGAAGCCGCAGAATTCTTGTTGGCACTTTATCATAGTGACCAAACAGTTGGAATCGTTGATCGAGAAAGCTTTTCGTTCAAATTAATGAACCATCGATTTGCGTATGCAGGAGCTTCTTCGACCAATCAAGCATTAGATTGA